The following are from one region of the Aquirufa lenticrescens genome:
- the thiL gene encoding thiamine-phosphate kinase, whose amino-acid sequence MEKRTEIGEIGEFGLIKHIASQFTEKQAWTDLGIGDDTAVLDPKGNKVVTTTELFIEGVHFDLGYTPLQHLGFKVVSVVLSDIAAMNAIPAQITIGLGLSNRFSVESVDALYEGIRLACEEYKVDLVGGDTTSSPQGLIISMTATGVVEADKLVQRGTSKPNDVLCVSGDLGAALMGLHSLEREKQVFLSNPDMKPELEGKSYVVLRQLKPMARFDIIHELRELGVVPTSMIDCSDGLASEIIHLCNASGLGARIFEKNIPIDDETYLAATEFNVSPLTAALNGGEDYELVFTVSQEDFPKIEKIADVTAIGYMTNIGNERVMVMKSDAIVDLTAPGFGKQ is encoded by the coding sequence ATGGAAAAGAGAACAGAAATAGGGGAAATTGGTGAGTTTGGTTTAATCAAGCATATTGCTTCTCAGTTTACAGAAAAACAAGCCTGGACTGACTTGGGCATTGGAGATGATACCGCGGTTTTGGATCCCAAAGGAAATAAGGTAGTCACTACCACCGAATTATTCATCGAGGGTGTTCATTTTGACCTAGGTTATACTCCGTTGCAGCATTTAGGTTTTAAAGTCGTCTCTGTAGTTCTTTCTGACATCGCGGCGATGAACGCCATTCCAGCTCAAATCACGATTGGTTTAGGCTTAAGTAATCGCTTCTCGGTGGAATCTGTAGACGCGCTTTATGAAGGGATTCGTTTAGCCTGTGAGGAATACAAAGTAGATTTAGTGGGAGGAGACACGACTTCTAGTCCGCAAGGTTTGATTATTTCAATGACTGCTACGGGAGTGGTGGAGGCGGATAAATTAGTACAGCGCGGCACTTCGAAGCCAAATGATGTTCTTTGTGTTTCAGGTGATTTAGGCGCAGCGTTGATGGGCTTACATTCGTTGGAAAGAGAAAAACAGGTATTCTTATCTAATCCAGATATGAAACCGGAATTAGAGGGCAAAAGCTATGTCGTATTGCGTCAGCTGAAACCGATGGCTCGTTTCGATATTATCCACGAGTTGAGAGAATTAGGCGTGGTTCCTACGTCGATGATCGATTGTTCGGATGGATTAGCCTCAGAAATCATTCATTTGTGCAATGCCTCTGGTTTAGGCGCCCGTATTTTTGAAAAAAATATTCCGATTGATGATGAAACGTACCTGGCCGCAACGGAATTTAATGTGAGTCCTTTGACCGCTGCCTTGAATGGAGGAGAGGATTACGAATTAGTATTTACTGTTTCTCAGGAGGATTTCCCTAAAATAGAGAAGATCGCTGATGTGACTGCGATCGGATATATGACGAACATCGGTAACGAAAGAGTAATGGTGATGAAATCGGATGCAATCGTCGACTTAACGGCCCCGGGGTTCGGGAAACAATAA
- the carA gene encoding glutamine-hydrolyzing carbamoyl-phosphate synthase small subunit yields the protein MRFTESTPAVLLLQDGTIFHGKALGKIGTHGGEICFNTGMTGYQEIYTDPSYAGQVIINTTAHIGNYGVMQEKEAESNKVQIAGMVCNEFASVHSRETADGSLQDYLANAGIVGISGIDTRALVRHIRTKGVMNCLISSEIFDEAALQAALDKIPSMEGLELSSQVCTQEAYFLGDEKAERKVAVLDLGVKRSILSNIAERGCYLKVFPAKTTFAEIAAWNPDGYFVSNGPGDPAVMSYAIDTVKQFLNSDKPVFGICLGHQILAQVVGLSTYKMHNGHRGLNHPVKNLVTGLSEITSQNHGFAVKMEELKASDQAELTHINLNDQTVEGLRVKERKAFSVQHHPEASPGPHDSRYLFDQFIDLMK from the coding sequence ATGAGATTTACCGAGTCCACACCAGCGGTTTTATTATTACAAGACGGAACTATATTCCACGGGAAAGCACTAGGAAAAATAGGTACTCACGGTGGTGAGATCTGTTTTAACACCGGTATGACGGGTTATCAAGAAATTTATACCGATCCCTCTTATGCGGGCCAGGTTATTATTAACACGACGGCTCACATTGGTAATTACGGTGTGATGCAAGAGAAAGAGGCAGAATCGAACAAGGTCCAAATCGCCGGTATGGTGTGTAACGAATTTGCTAGCGTTCATTCGCGTGAAACGGCAGATGGTTCGTTGCAAGACTATTTGGCTAATGCGGGAATTGTTGGGATCTCAGGAATTGATACGCGCGCTTTAGTACGTCACATTCGTACCAAGGGGGTGATGAATTGCTTGATCTCATCGGAGATTTTTGATGAGGCAGCTTTACAAGCCGCTTTGGATAAAATTCCATCGATGGAAGGCTTAGAATTATCATCTCAAGTGTGTACGCAAGAAGCCTATTTCTTAGGGGATGAGAAGGCGGAACGCAAAGTAGCGGTGTTAGATTTAGGAGTGAAAAGAAGCATCTTATCAAACATTGCGGAGCGCGGATGCTATTTAAAAGTATTCCCTGCTAAGACTACCTTTGCGGAAATCGCTGCATGGAATCCAGATGGTTATTTCGTTTCGAATGGCCCAGGAGATCCAGCCGTGATGTCTTATGCGATTGATACCGTGAAGCAATTTTTGAATAGCGACAAACCTGTTTTCGGGATTTGTTTAGGTCACCAAATCTTAGCACAAGTAGTAGGCTTATCTACGTACAAAATGCACAATGGTCACCGCGGTTTGAATCACCCAGTGAAAAACTTAGTGACGGGACTTTCAGAAATCACTTCTCAAAACCACGGTTTCGCCGTGAAGATGGAGGAGTTGAAAGCATCTGATCAAGCAGAATTGACGCACATTAACCTGAATGACCAAACAGTCGAAGGTTTACGCGTGAAAGAACGCAAAGCATTCTCGGTGCAACACCACCCAGAGGCTAGTCCAGGACCACACGATTCTCGTTACTTATTTGATCAGTTTATTGATTTAATGAAATAA
- a CDS encoding cytochrome b5 domain-containing protein, whose protein sequence is MKTYTRGQLALRNGQDKPEIWVAFQGLIYDMTESKLWKNGKHYEHWAGQDLTPELADAPHSEHVFEKFTPIGILA, encoded by the coding sequence ATGAAGACATATACGCGCGGACAGTTAGCCCTTCGAAATGGGCAAGACAAGCCTGAGATTTGGGTCGCCTTTCAGGGGCTCATTTACGATATGACGGAGTCCAAATTGTGGAAAAATGGCAAACATTACGAACATTGGGCGGGGCAGGATTTAACTCCTGAACTAGCTGATGCGCCACATTCCGAGCATGTCTTTGAAAAATTTACCCCCATCGGAATCTTAGCTTAG
- the rplQ gene encoding 50S ribosomal protein L17 — protein MRHGKKFNHLGRTASHRAALLSNMASSLILHKRIQTTVAKAKELRKYVEPMITKSKTDSTNNRRVVFSYLQNKEAIKELFSIVSEKVANRPGGYTRIIKLGNRLGDNAEICFIELVDFNETMLAASAEKAGKTRRSRRGGAAKATEAAAPVAAAEAPSAEVVEEAPAAEVVAEEAAPEAPATEESTEEKGEDA, from the coding sequence ATGAGACACGGTAAAAAATTTAATCACCTAGGAAGAACAGCCTCTCACAGAGCAGCGTTGTTATCAAACATGGCTTCATCTTTGATCTTACACAAGCGTATTCAAACGACTGTAGCTAAGGCAAAGGAATTACGTAAATACGTAGAGCCAATGATCACAAAGTCAAAAACAGATAGTACTAACAATCGTCGTGTTGTTTTCTCTTATTTACAAAATAAGGAAGCAATCAAAGAATTGTTCTCTATCGTTTCTGAGAAAGTAGCGAATCGTCCAGGTGGATATACACGTATTATCAAGTTAGGTAATCGTTTAGGTGATAACGCAGAAATCTGCTTCATTGAATTAGTTGACTTCAACGAAACAATGTTAGCTGCATCAGCGGAGAAAGCGGGTAAAACTCGTCGTAGCCGTCGTGGTGGCGCTGCAAAAGCAACTGAAGCTGCGGCTCCAGTGGCGGCTGCTGAAGCACCATCTGCAGAAGTTGTTGAAGAAGCTCCGGCAGCTGAGGTAGTAGCTGAAGAAGCTGCTCCAGAAGCACCAGCAACTGAGGAGTCCACAGAAGAAAAAGGAGAAGACGCTTAA
- a CDS encoding N-acetylglucosamine kinase — protein MILIVESGSTKTAWRLIKDPASAYESFSSAGINPYYQNTAEITAAQQSVLAGFKDFPIQAIYYYGTGVTGEAQCEVIAAAFRPFFPSTCSLEIQNDLIAAARSLCGKEAGIACILGTGSNSGYWDGGRISAQIPPLGFWLGDEGSGGHLGKLLLLSYLHGQMPTEIRAVFEKRFGVMDRLTVLDKAYKQAFPNRWFASFSKFLFDHRRDAFCYGLIEQSFDAFISLYLKRYSEAPVFHFTGSVAFYYSDILKQVMKKNGLPVGHISEGPMAGLCLYHKGEFWP, from the coding sequence ATGATATTAATCGTTGAAAGTGGTTCGACTAAAACAGCCTGGAGACTGATCAAGGATCCAGCTTCTGCTTATGAAAGTTTTAGCAGTGCGGGTATTAATCCCTACTACCAAAATACGGCCGAGATTACGGCTGCGCAGCAATCGGTTTTAGCAGGATTTAAAGATTTTCCCATACAAGCCATCTATTATTATGGCACCGGGGTGACAGGCGAGGCACAATGCGAAGTGATTGCTGCCGCCTTTCGACCTTTTTTCCCTAGCACTTGTTCGCTTGAAATACAGAACGACCTCATTGCGGCCGCGAGATCGCTTTGTGGGAAAGAGGCTGGCATTGCGTGCATTTTAGGAACGGGATCGAATTCCGGTTATTGGGATGGCGGGCGCATTTCGGCGCAAATTCCTCCACTGGGATTTTGGTTAGGTGACGAAGGCAGTGGTGGGCATTTAGGCAAATTATTGCTATTGAGTTATTTGCATGGCCAAATGCCCACTGAGATTCGGGCTGTTTTTGAGAAACGCTTTGGGGTAATGGATCGCTTGACCGTCTTAGATAAGGCCTACAAACAAGCCTTTCCTAATCGCTGGTTTGCCAGCTTTTCGAAATTCTTATTTGACCATCGACGAGATGCCTTTTGTTATGGTTTGATTGAGCAATCTTTTGATGCTTTTATTTCCCTCTATTTAAAACGTTATTCGGAAGCACCTGTTTTTCATTTCACCGGTTCTGTGGCATTTTACTATTCAGATATTTTAAAACAAGTGATGAAAAAAAATGGTTTACCTGTTGGACACATTAGTGAGGGACCGATGGCAGGTCTTTGCTTGTATCATAAGGGGGAATTTTGGCCATAA
- a CDS encoding polysaccharide biosynthesis protein translates to MTKSSFIRKYSNRFLSRWLVLVFDSLIVIFSFSIATLLRMNFQLPEIDFSVFASQLIFVLGLRLLAFLYFQSYAGIIRHTSIEDAILILKAVFTGTFSAVLISGVIRNTLGFEHVFNLSASILIIDFFICLFWMVILRFFVKSFYESFINQFKPTIGVLIYGAGYTGMLTKNVFQTDRSTNYKILGFIDDNESKIGKTIEGIKVYSLPEVLDKFVGSNDGLEVIMAINNMSAKSKRKISDIFLDRGVVVKALPPVDKWVEGEFAMNQIHNVKIEDLLGREVIQMNNKRIGEEISGKVILVTGAAGSIGSEIVRQLIAYFPAKLVLVDQAESALYDLEYELAGKVPTNVQLIVNVADVSDTRRISKIFKNHRPDIIFHAAAYKHVPLMENNPYEAIKTNVIGTRILSELAAEVGVEKFVMVSTDKAVNPTNVMGATKRLAEMYTQSMNQLEGVKTKFIATRFGNVLGSNGSVIPLFKKQIERGGPVTVTHPEITRYFMTIPEACELVLEAATMGQGGEVFVFDMGESVKIIDLAKKMITLSGLRVDKDIEIRYTGLRPGEKLYEELLNNDENTLPTHHPKILIAEVNTPSYAYMEVATNDLNHLLSSGTNNSIVAKIKEIIPEYKSNNSVFETLDKKKSS, encoded by the coding sequence ATGACAAAGTCTTCCTTCATCCGGAAATATTCTAATCGCTTTCTCTCGAGATGGCTCGTTTTAGTCTTTGACTCCTTAATCGTCATCTTCTCGTTTTCTATTGCCACACTTTTACGAATGAATTTCCAATTACCGGAAATTGATTTCTCGGTGTTCGCGTCTCAATTGATTTTTGTTTTAGGCTTACGTCTGTTAGCCTTTTTGTATTTTCAATCTTATGCGGGAATTATTCGCCACACGAGTATTGAAGATGCTATATTGATCTTAAAAGCCGTATTTACGGGGACTTTTAGTGCCGTTTTAATTTCAGGAGTCATCAGGAATACTTTAGGCTTCGAGCACGTCTTTAATTTATCCGCTTCCATCCTTATCATTGACTTTTTCATTTGTCTGTTTTGGATGGTCATTCTTCGCTTCTTTGTGAAGAGCTTCTATGAATCCTTCATTAATCAATTTAAGCCTACAATCGGGGTATTGATTTATGGTGCAGGTTATACGGGAATGTTGACAAAGAATGTGTTCCAAACGGACCGCAGCACAAACTATAAGATTCTCGGTTTTATCGACGATAATGAGTCCAAAATTGGCAAAACCATCGAAGGTATTAAAGTATATAGCTTACCAGAAGTATTGGATAAGTTCGTAGGTTCAAATGATGGCTTAGAGGTAATTATGGCCATCAATAATATGTCGGCTAAATCGAAGCGCAAGATTTCAGATATTTTCTTAGATCGCGGAGTGGTGGTAAAAGCACTTCCTCCAGTTGATAAGTGGGTAGAAGGGGAGTTTGCGATGAACCAAATTCACAACGTGAAGATCGAAGATCTATTAGGTCGTGAGGTGATTCAAATGAATAACAAGCGCATAGGCGAAGAGATTTCTGGCAAGGTAATCCTAGTTACGGGTGCTGCGGGATCTATTGGTAGCGAAATTGTTCGACAATTGATTGCTTATTTCCCTGCTAAATTAGTGTTAGTAGACCAAGCGGAATCGGCCTTGTATGATTTAGAATATGAATTAGCCGGTAAGGTGCCTACGAATGTGCAGTTAATTGTGAATGTAGCAGACGTGTCTGATACGCGCCGCATAAGTAAGATTTTCAAGAATCATCGTCCTGATATTATTTTCCACGCGGCGGCCTACAAGCACGTTCCATTGATGGAGAACAATCCATACGAGGCGATTAAGACGAATGTAATCGGTACCCGAATTTTATCTGAATTAGCGGCTGAAGTAGGTGTTGAGAAATTTGTGATGGTTTCTACGGATAAGGCCGTAAATCCGACGAATGTCATGGGAGCGACGAAGCGTTTAGCTGAGATGTATACGCAGTCCATGAACCAGCTGGAAGGTGTGAAGACGAAGTTTATTGCGACCCGCTTTGGAAATGTATTAGGGTCTAATGGTTCTGTCATCCCTTTGTTCAAAAAGCAAATTGAGCGTGGTGGCCCAGTGACGGTGACTCACCCAGAAATTACCCGCTACTTTATGACCATTCCAGAGGCTTGTGAACTCGTTTTAGAGGCTGCCACAATGGGACAAGGGGGTGAAGTGTTTGTCTTTGATATGGGAGAATCTGTGAAGATTATTGACCTAGCGAAGAAGATGATTACGTTGAGCGGTTTACGTGTCGATAAAGATATTGAAATCCGCTACACCGGATTGCGCCCAGGTGAGAAGTTGTATGAGGAGTTATTGAATAACGACGAGAACACGCTTCCTACTCACCATCCTAAGATCTTAATTGCTGAAGTTAATACGCCTTCTTACGCTTACATGGAAGTGGCTACGAATGATTTGAATCACTTATTATCGAGTGGTACGAACAATTCGATTGTGGCCAAAATCAAGGAAATTATTCCAGAGTACAAATCAAACAATTCGGTGTTTGAGACCTTAGACAAGAAAAAATCGTCTTAA
- a CDS encoding TonB-dependent receptor: MTSHIKSIGTKQKALQINLDRSIYGSFAEIGAGQDVAANFFKAGGASGTIAKTISAYDMAFSDAIYGEEASGKYVCEPRLMKMLNREFKLLNVRLTESASEKRFFAFADTVSALNFQKTNDAHGWIGLRFQLTPNGGFNDVVIHVNMLDNDNILQQQALGVIGVNLLFGCYHYHEDPEKLLLSLLDDLSKDRIEIDMIRFEGPDFKEVDNRLMSLYLVKHGYTQAAVFGPDGKVMQPYDALAKKHIVAVRGRFRPVTNIFSDMLKKGVAQFEQEPDVDDDKICVLSELTLKSLENETHKIDEKDFLDRVDILCSLGQTVLISNFHEYFKLVDFLSQFSKLKMALVMGMPNLEYIFEEKHYKDVPGGIMSAFGCLFGQNIKLYLYPTVAENGAIVQLKNFEPEAHLKGLFQYLLDNEKLAEIKNYDEKLMNIRTDQVLDLIQSGTDEWVDYVPKSVSKLIKEHSLFGYQA; this comes from the coding sequence ATGACATCGCACATTAAATCCATAGGGACTAAACAAAAAGCACTTCAAATCAATTTAGACCGCAGCATTTACGGTTCCTTCGCGGAAATCGGAGCAGGTCAAGATGTAGCGGCTAATTTCTTCAAAGCAGGCGGAGCATCAGGCACCATCGCTAAAACAATCTCCGCCTACGATATGGCTTTTTCGGATGCCATTTATGGCGAAGAAGCTTCCGGAAAATATGTGTGCGAGCCGCGTTTAATGAAAATGTTAAACCGCGAGTTCAAATTATTGAATGTGCGTTTAACGGAATCCGCTTCGGAGAAACGCTTCTTTGCTTTTGCAGACACGGTTTCAGCCTTAAATTTTCAAAAGACAAATGATGCCCACGGCTGGATCGGTTTACGTTTCCAATTAACACCGAACGGCGGGTTTAACGATGTCGTTATCCACGTGAATATGTTGGATAATGACAATATTTTGCAACAACAGGCATTAGGTGTAATCGGGGTAAATCTCTTGTTTGGCTGCTACCATTACCACGAAGATCCCGAGAAATTACTTTTATCTCTGTTAGACGATTTGTCCAAAGACCGGATCGAAATCGATATGATTCGCTTCGAGGGGCCGGACTTTAAAGAGGTAGACAATCGCCTAATGTCCTTGTATTTAGTGAAGCACGGGTATACGCAGGCGGCGGTTTTTGGACCGGATGGAAAGGTGATGCAGCCCTATGATGCTTTAGCAAAAAAACACATCGTAGCGGTACGTGGACGTTTCCGTCCTGTGACTAATATCTTCTCCGATATGTTGAAAAAAGGCGTCGCTCAGTTCGAGCAGGAGCCAGATGTGGATGATGATAAAATCTGTGTACTATCTGAATTAACGCTGAAAAGTTTAGAGAATGAGACCCACAAAATCGATGAGAAAGACTTCCTTGATCGGGTAGATATCTTGTGTTCTTTAGGCCAAACAGTATTGATCTCTAACTTCCACGAATACTTCAAATTAGTGGACTTCTTAAGTCAATTCTCTAAGTTAAAGATGGCTCTCGTAATGGGCATGCCTAATTTAGAATATATCTTTGAGGAGAAACATTACAAAGACGTTCCGGGTGGGATTATGAGTGCTTTTGGTTGTTTATTTGGCCAAAACATCAAATTATACCTATACCCTACCGTCGCTGAAAATGGGGCTATCGTTCAATTAAAGAACTTCGAGCCTGAGGCACATTTGAAAGGTTTGTTCCAATATCTACTGGACAATGAAAAGTTAGCCGAAATCAAAAATTACGATGAAAAGCTGATGAATATTCGTACAGATCAGGTACTTGACCTCATTCAAAGTGGAACGGATGAATGGGTTGATTATGTCCCTAAATCTGTCTCAAAATTAATTAAAGAGCATTCGCTCTTTGGCTACCAAGCCTAA